GCGCCGGCCTCACGTCGAGCGGCTTCTTCTTGGCCGCCATGATTCCCTTGAGCGACGGATACCGCGGCCGCGCGATGCCCTCGTCGATCGTCACCACCGCGGGGAGCGGAAATTCCAGCAGCTCGGCCGCCCCTTCCAGCTCGCGGCGCGCCACCGCCTTGCCGCCCGCGAACTCGAGCTTCGACGCCGCGGTGAGGCAGGGCAGACCAAGCAGCTCGGCGGTCATCGGGCCACCGCCGCCGGTCATCGCATCCAGCGAGTGCTTGCCGAACAGGATGAGCTCGTAGCCGCCGTCCTTCAGCTCGGCGGCCAGTGCCCGCGCGATGGCCAGCGAATCGGCCGGCACGCGGTCGGCCTTGAGCTGCACGCCGCGATCGGCGCCCATGCTCAGCGCCTTGCGGATGGTCTCCTGGACCACGTCCGGTCCCAGGCAGATCACGGTGGTCTCGCCCGAGCCCGCCTTCTCGTTGATCTGGAGGGCCACTTCCACGGCGTACGCGTCGAAGTCGCTGAGGTCGAACTTGAGCCCGGTCTCGTCGATGCTGGTGCCGTTGGCGGCTACCTTGAAACGCGACTCCATGTCCGGGACGCGTTTGATGCAGACGGCGATTTTCACTGCCCGTCCTCGTATGTGAAAAGATTCACATACAAGATAGCCGGTGGCGAAGGGGGTTCAAGCAGGGATGCCGGAGCCCCCCGCGGCCGCTATGCCGCGACGACGGCGGGCTGCCGGCGCAGATAGGCGGCGAAGGCGACGCCCACCACGACCATGCCCGCGCACAGCAGCTGTCCGGCGCTGAACGGACCGAGGACGAACCCGAGTTGCGGGTCCGGCTGCCGCGTGAATTCGATGCAGAAGCGGATCACGCCATAGCCGATGAGAAACGCGGCGGACAGCACGCCGGGACGGTACCAGCCGCGCGCGAGGGAGCGCCGCTCGATCCAGAACAGGATCGCGGCAAGGACGAGCCCCTCGCCGACCGCCTCGTACAACTCCGATGGATGGCGCGGGATGTGCAGCGGATCGGTGGGAAAGATCATCCCCCACGGCAGACTCGTGGCCCGCCCGTACAGTTCGGCGTTGAAGAAGTTGCCCAGGCGTCCGAAGAACAGGCCCGGCGTGCCGGCCAGCGCCAACGTGTCGGTCACCGTGAGGAACGCGAGGGCGCGACGCCGCGCGAAGATCGCCGTCGCGGCCACCATGCCGATCACGGCGCCGTGGAACGACAGCCCGCCCTGCCAGACGGCGAAGAAGGCGAACGGATGCCCGAAGTAGTGGCCCGGCTCGTAGACCGCGGCATACATGAGCCTCGCGCCGAGCAGCATGCCGATCATCATGTAGCCGATGAAGGCGTCGAGGTCCGCCGCCGACAGCTTGACGAGGCCGCGGGCGGCACGCCGGGCGGCGATCTTGGCGCCCAGGATGTAGCCCACCACGTACATGATCCCGTACCAGCGCACCGCAAAGGGTCCGATCCGGAACAGGATGGGGTGGATGGGCGGGTAAGGAATCGACATTCCATGGGTACCCGGGCGGCGGAACTTGGTTCATGCGGGCATCGGCAACCGCTCCGGCGCGCGCCCCCACTTTGCGCCTTCGCGCTGCAGTCAGGGCAGACGCATCCCGCGTGCCGGAAGGGCGAACACTCCCCCGGTGGCGCTCAGCCCCAGCCAACCGGCCGCCGCGCGGTCGCCGGCCACCGTGGGCACGAGGTCGGGCGCCGCCGCGCACGCGTTGCTCACCGTGGTTGTGATCGTGGCCAGGAACGTCACGACCTGCGCATGGTCCACAAGCAG
This window of the Gemmatimonadaceae bacterium genome carries:
- a CDS encoding electron transfer flavoprotein subunit beta/FixA family protein: MKIAVCIKRVPDMESRFKVAANGTSIDETGLKFDLSDFDAYAVEVALQINEKAGSGETTVICLGPDVVQETIRKALSMGADRGVQLKADRVPADSLAIARALAAELKDGGYELILFGKHSLDAMTGGGGPMTAELLGLPCLTAASKLEFAGGKAVARRELEGAAELLEFPLPAVVTIDEGIARPRYPSLKGIMAAKKKPLDVRPAQLGEVRVTVEKMELPAERPAGRIIGTGPDAVPELVRLLQTEAKVL
- the lgt gene encoding prolipoprotein diacylglyceryl transferase, with the translated sequence MSIPYPPIHPILFRIGPFAVRWYGIMYVVGYILGAKIAARRAARGLVKLSAADLDAFIGYMMIGMLLGARLMYAAVYEPGHYFGHPFAFFAVWQGGLSFHGAVIGMVAATAIFARRRALAFLTVTDTLALAGTPGLFFGRLGNFFNAELYGRATSLPWGMIFPTDPLHIPRHPSELYEAVGEGLVLAAILFWIERRSLARGWYRPGVLSAAFLIGYGVIRFCIEFTRQPDPQLGFVLGPFSAGQLLCAGMVVVGVAFAAYLRRQPAVVAA